One region of Gemmatimonadaceae bacterium genomic DNA includes:
- a CDS encoding DUF4397 domain-containing protein → MRLYKAVVALLAAVVVASCDKNALQDITGPLETGRIKFFNFGVNAPGVNFYANTTKMTAITSTSGTEATTGVAYGSVGSGGFYAAIAPGQYAFAGKIAATVDKDLAVATINGTIADGKSYSLYLSGFYSTTNKSVEGFIVQDDYPATIDYNVAYVRFVNAISNANPMTLYVKSSTTAVETAIGGPVAYKAGGAFVSIPGGSYDLSTRYAGSSTNAITRTAISFNAGRVYTISARGDITITSTTATNRPFLDNTANR, encoded by the coding sequence ATGAGACTCTACAAGGCTGTCGTGGCGCTGCTCGCTGCCGTGGTGGTTGCGTCCTGCGACAAGAATGCATTGCAGGACATCACCGGGCCGCTGGAGACAGGGCGCATCAAGTTCTTCAACTTCGGGGTGAACGCTCCCGGCGTGAACTTCTACGCCAACACCACGAAGATGACGGCAATCACCTCGACGAGCGGGACGGAGGCAACGACGGGCGTGGCCTACGGAAGCGTGGGCTCGGGCGGCTTCTACGCCGCCATCGCCCCCGGGCAGTACGCCTTTGCCGGAAAGATTGCCGCCACCGTCGACAAGGATCTCGCGGTCGCGACGATCAACGGGACGATTGCCGACGGAAAGTCGTACTCGCTGTACCTGAGCGGGTTCTACAGCACGACCAACAAGTCGGTGGAAGGGTTCATCGTCCAGGATGACTATCCGGCGACGATCGACTACAACGTGGCGTACGTGCGGTTCGTGAACGCGATCTCGAATGCCAACCCGATGACGCTGTACGTCAAGAGTTCGACGACGGCGGTCGAGACGGCCATCGGGGGACCGGTCGCGTACAAGGCGGGCGGGGCATTCGTCTCCATCCCGGGCGGCTCGTACGACCTGAGCACGCGCTACGCGGGCAGCTCGACAAACGCGATCACGCGCACGGCGATCTCGTTCAACGCCGGGCGCGTGTACACCATCAGCGCGCGCGGCGACATCACGATCACGTCGACCACGGCGACCAACCGGCCGTTCCTGGACAACACGGCGAATCGCTAG
- a CDS encoding D-aminoacylase: protein MSALLPRLSSLRTVGAAALVAFAAVVGCAPRATIVPDAGSSRASNYDVVIENGRIIDGTGAAWYYGDIAFTGDRIAAMGPRGAFRSARATQRVDATGLVVSPGFIDIQAHSIHHYMTGDGKAISMVTQGITTAIHGEGASLGPMNDKTLAAEGDTAARRVLSQFTGAHGFSKWLEYMVGRGTAQNVGSFLGDGTVRVYAKGEEAGPLTAAERETMKTMVREAMEDGAFGLASALIYPPNTYASTEELIEASKAMAPYGGVYITHMRSEGDKFLEAIDEALRIGREGGVAVEIYHLKASGPRNWPKMPLAIAKIDSARLAGQDVQADMYLYPAGGNSFAACIPPKYAAGGRLLENLQNPSLRATIIQELHADDAGYENLCQVATPANVMVVGFTKPEYKQFEGKRLSEIAQALGKDWAEVIIDLNVAEKAQLGEILFLMSEDNIRLQLRQPWIKFGTDAGSEDPATARGMTHPRTYGNFPRLFGRYVREQKVIPLEDAVRKASSAVATRLNITDRGVLKSGLKADVIVFDPNTITDNATFEKPHQLSTGIRDMFVNGVAVLRNGQHTGAKPGVVVRGPGYRR, encoded by the coding sequence ATGTCCGCCCTCCTGCCCCGCCTTTCGTCCCTGCGCACAGTCGGCGCCGCCGCATTGGTCGCGTTCGCCGCCGTCGTCGGCTGTGCCCCGCGCGCCACCATCGTCCCCGATGCGGGATCGAGTCGCGCGTCGAACTACGACGTCGTCATCGAGAACGGTCGCATCATCGATGGCACCGGCGCCGCCTGGTACTACGGCGACATCGCCTTTACCGGCGACCGCATCGCCGCCATGGGGCCGCGCGGCGCTTTCAGGTCGGCCCGCGCCACCCAGCGCGTCGATGCCACCGGCCTGGTCGTCTCCCCCGGCTTCATCGACATCCAGGCGCATTCCATTCACCACTACATGACGGGCGATGGCAAGGCGATCTCCATGGTCACGCAGGGGATCACCACCGCCATCCACGGCGAGGGCGCCTCGTTAGGCCCGATGAACGACAAGACGCTCGCCGCCGAGGGCGACACCGCCGCTCGCCGCGTCCTGTCGCAGTTCACCGGCGCGCACGGCTTCTCCAAGTGGCTGGAGTACATGGTGGGGCGCGGCACGGCGCAGAACGTCGGCTCCTTCCTGGGCGATGGGACGGTGCGCGTCTATGCCAAGGGGGAGGAAGCCGGCCCGCTCACCGCCGCCGAGCGCGAGACGATGAAGACGATGGTGCGCGAGGCGATGGAAGACGGCGCCTTCGGCCTCGCCAGTGCCCTCATCTACCCGCCTAACACATACGCCTCCACCGAGGAACTCATCGAGGCGTCGAAGGCCATGGCGCCGTACGGGGGCGTCTACATCACCCACATGCGCAGCGAGGGAGACAAGTTCCTCGAGGCGATCGACGAGGCGCTGCGCATCGGGCGCGAGGGTGGGGTCGCGGTCGAGATCTACCACCTCAAGGCCAGCGGCCCGCGCAACTGGCCCAAGATGCCGCTCGCCATCGCCAAGATCGACTCGGCGCGCCTGGCCGGGCAGGACGTGCAGGCCGACATGTACCTCTATCCGGCCGGCGGCAACTCCTTCGCGGCGTGCATCCCGCCAAAGTACGCCGCGGGGGGGCGCCTGCTCGAGAACCTGCAGAACCCGTCGCTGCGCGCCACGATCATCCAGGAGCTGCACGCCGACGACGCCGGCTACGAGAACCTGTGCCAGGTCGCGACGCCCGCCAACGTGATGGTCGTCGGCTTCACGAAGCCCGAATACAAGCAGTTCGAGGGGAAGCGCCTGAGCGAGATTGCCCAGGCGTTAGGCAAGGACTGGGCAGAGGTCATCATCGACCTCAACGTTGCCGAGAAGGCGCAACTGGGCGAGATCCTCTTCCTGATGAGCGAGGACAACATCCGCCTGCAGCTCCGCCAGCCGTGGATCAAGTTCGGCACCGATGCCGGAAGCGAAGACCCTGCCACCGCGCGCGGCATGACGCACCCGCGCACCTACGGCAACTTCCCGCGCCTCTTTGGGCGCTACGTGCGTGAGCAGAAGGTGATCCCGCTCGAGGACGCGGTGCGCAAGGCCAGCTCTGCCGTCGCCACGCGCCTCAACATCACCGATCGCGGCGTCCTCAAGTCGGGGCTCAAGGCCGACGTCATCGTCTTCGATCCCAACACCATCACCGACAACGCCACCTTCGAGAAGCCGCACCAGCTCTCGACCGGCATCCGCGACATGTTCGTCAACGGCGTCGCCGTCCTCCGCAACGGCCAGCACACTGGCGCCAAGCCTGGGGTCGTGGTGCGTGGGCCTGGGTATCGGCGGTAG
- a CDS encoding RagB/SusD family nutrient uptake outer membrane protein, with translation MMKTLRIGTLAALVLASASCKDFLDVNDNPNAPQTVSANLYLAPMLHWMTTSPQYDGRFVGRYAQEWTLASGVTSLSTWDRMGYDPASDNGAQQWRDVYWTFGQNLVDMMNKAEAEQRWDLLGVGYVLKAWGWQVLTDLHGEIIIKEAIDQSKFTFNYDTQEYAYSEILRLLDKAIELLGKSDGAVDQAFLARTDKIYNGDRAKWTKLAYGMKALALNHFSNKSSYKPAEVISNVDKSLASNADEPLLTYPGTQNDDINFWGRTRGNIQTNTTGYRQTQFIVNLMNGTYTGGTVDPRMSRMLAPSPDGQYRGLDVNVIGFGALTAAQQPNNFHGYVGTGGLQSPGRYIFDDKAKLAVMTYAQLQFIKAEAAYRSGDKATALTAYRNAVSAHFDWVNARNSDNGQTPTQITSAEKTAYMNVIVPAAASALTLTHIMSQKYIAQWGWGHNEIWMDLRRYHYTDIDPASGIQVFPGFTPPTNLYPDNGGKIVQRIRARYNSEYVWNRAALETIGGLALDFHTKPLWIIEP, from the coding sequence CCCCGCAGACGGTGTCGGCCAACCTGTACCTGGCGCCGATGCTGCACTGGATGACGACGTCGCCGCAGTACGACGGGCGCTTCGTGGGACGCTACGCGCAGGAGTGGACGCTGGCCTCGGGCGTCACCTCGCTGAGCACGTGGGACCGCATGGGGTACGACCCCGCCAGCGACAACGGCGCGCAGCAATGGCGCGACGTGTACTGGACGTTTGGGCAGAACCTGGTGGACATGATGAACAAGGCCGAGGCCGAGCAGCGGTGGGACCTGCTGGGCGTGGGCTACGTGCTCAAGGCGTGGGGGTGGCAGGTACTCACCGACCTCCACGGCGAGATCATCATCAAGGAAGCGATCGACCAGTCGAAGTTCACCTTCAACTACGACACGCAGGAGTATGCCTACTCGGAGATCCTGCGCCTGCTCGACAAGGCGATCGAGCTGTTGGGGAAGAGCGATGGGGCGGTGGACCAGGCGTTTCTCGCGCGCACCGACAAGATCTACAATGGCGACCGTGCCAAGTGGACCAAACTCGCGTACGGGATGAAGGCGCTGGCGCTCAACCACTTTTCCAACAAGTCCAGCTACAAGCCGGCCGAGGTGATCTCCAACGTCGACAAGTCGCTGGCGAGCAACGCGGACGAGCCGCTGCTGACGTACCCCGGGACGCAGAACGACGACATCAACTTCTGGGGACGCACGCGCGGCAACATCCAGACGAACACCACGGGCTACCGGCAGACGCAGTTCATCGTGAACCTGATGAACGGGACGTACACCGGCGGCACGGTGGACCCGCGCATGTCGCGCATGCTGGCTCCGTCACCCGACGGGCAGTATCGCGGACTGGACGTCAACGTGATCGGTTTTGGCGCGCTCACGGCGGCGCAGCAGCCGAACAACTTCCACGGCTACGTGGGGACGGGCGGGCTGCAGTCGCCGGGGCGCTACATCTTCGACGACAAGGCCAAGCTGGCGGTGATGACGTACGCCCAGCTGCAATTCATCAAGGCCGAGGCGGCCTATCGGTCGGGGGACAAGGCGACGGCGCTCACGGCGTATCGCAACGCGGTGTCGGCGCACTTCGACTGGGTGAATGCGCGCAACAGCGACAACGGGCAGACGCCGACGCAGATCACCTCGGCGGAGAAGACGGCGTACATGAACGTGATCGTCCCGGCGGCGGCGAGCGCGCTGACGTTGACGCACATCATGTCGCAGAAATACATCGCGCAGTGGGGGTGGGGGCATAACGAGATCTGGATGGACCTGCGCCGTTACCACTACACGGACATCGACCCGGCGAGCGGGATCCAGGTCTTCCCGGGCTTCACGCCGCCGACCAACCTCTATCCCGACAATGGCGGGAAGATCGTGCAGCGCATCCGTGCGCGTTACAACTCCGAGTATGTGTGGAACCGCGCGGCGCTCGAGACGATTGGCGGGCTCGCGCTGGACTTCCACACCAAGCCGCTCTGGATCATCGAACCGTAA